From one Lolium rigidum isolate FL_2022 chromosome 4, APGP_CSIRO_Lrig_0.1, whole genome shotgun sequence genomic stretch:
- the LOC124649254 gene encoding ABC transporter G family member 11-like, with amino-acid sequence MKKGGAAGMAPQEAAVGQVKAELEDVGKAAGRAVAVASAPAMSPLSETLWREKAAVEFLGDVSARLAWRDLTVTVALGSGETQAVLEGLTGYAEPGTITALMGPSGSGKSTMLDALAGRLAANAFLSGTVLLNGRKANLSFGAAAYVTQDDNLIGTLTVRETISYSARLRLPDNMPMEEKRALVEGTIVEMGLQDCADTVIGNWHLRGVSGGEKRRVSIALEILMRPRLLFLDEPTSGLDSASAFFVTQTLRGLARDGRTVIASIHQPSSEVFELFDRLFLLSGGKTVYFGQASEACEFFAQAGFPCPPLRNPSDHFLRCINADFDKVKATLKGSMKMRFEKPDDPLERTTTSEAIRRLISYYQRSQYYFLARQKVDEMARVKGTVLDAGGSQASFGMQAFTLTKRSFVNMSRDFGYYWLRLVIYIVVTVCIGSIYLNVGTKYSSILARGACASFIFGFVTFMSIGGFPSFVEDMKVFQRERMNGHYGVLAFVISNTLSAMPFLILITFLSGTLCYFMVHLHPGFTHYIFFVLCLYASVTVVESLMMAIASIIPNFLMGIIIGAGIQGIFMLVSGYFRLPHDIPKPFWRYPMSYISFHYWALQGQYQNDLVGLVFDNQDDELPKIPGEYILENVFQIDVSRSKWLDLSVLFSMIIIYRLLFFVMIKVSEDVTPWVRGYIARRRVQHKQRAAELAMVRTPSLRGYVVDAAELPADHP; translated from the exons ATGAAGAAGGGAGGGGCAGCGGGGATGGCGCCCCAGGAAGCGGCGGTGGGGCAGGTGAAAGCGGAGCTGGAGGACGTAGGGAAGGCGGCGGGACGGGCGGTCGCGGTGGCGTCGGCGCCGGCGATGAGCCCGCTGAGCGAGACGCTGTGGCGGGAGAAGGCGGCGGTGGAGTTCCTCGGGGACGTGTCGGCGCGGCTCGCGTGGCGGGACCTCACGGTCACCGTGGCGCTCGGCAGCGGGGAGACGCAGGCCGTGCTGGAGGGGCTCACGGGGTACGCCGAGCCGGGCACCATCACCGCGCTCATGGGGCCCTCCGGCTCCGGCAAGTCCACGATGCTCGACGCCCTCGCGGGCCGCCTCGCCGCCAACGCCTTCCTCTCCGGCACCGTCCTCCTCAACGGCCGCAAGGCCAACCTCTCCTTCGGCGCCGCG GCCTATGTCACGCAAGATGACAACTTGATCGGCACACTGACGGTGAGGGAGACTATCTCATACTCGGCCCGCCTTCGCCTCCCTGACAACATGCCCATGGAAGAGAAGCGTGCCCTGGTCGAGGGCACCATTGTCGAGATGGGGCTCCAGGACTGCGCCGACACGGTCATCGGAAATTGGCACCTGAGGGGGGTCAGTGGTGGTGAGAAGAGGAGAGTCAGCATTGCCCTAGAGATACTGATGAGGCCTAGGCTGCTCTTCCTGGATGAGCCCACCAGTGGTCTTGACAG TGCTTCAGCTTTCTTCGTTACGCAGACGCTGCGTGGGCTGGCTAGGGACGGTCGAACTGTGATCGCTTCGATCCATCAGCCGAGCAGCGAGGTCTTCGAGCTTTTTGATCGGCTGTTTCTCCTCTCAGGGGGCAAAACAGTGTACTTTGGGCAGGCTTCTGAGGCTTGTGAG TTCTTTGCCCAAGCAGGCTTCCCATGCCCACCGCTGCGCAATCCATCGGATCATTTCCTGCGCTGCATAAACGCAGACTTCGACAAGGTGAAGGCCACTCTGAAAGGATCTATGAAGATGAGA TTTGAGAAGCCTGACGATCCCCTCGAGCGAACCACAACTTCCGAGGCAATCAGAAGGCTAATCAGCTACTACCAGCGCTCGCAGTACTATTTTTTGGCACGGCAGAAAGTTGATGAGATGGCACGGGTT AAAGGAACGGTCCTGGATGCAGGGGGTAGCCAAGCAAGCTTTGGGATGCAGGCCTTCACGCTCACGAAGCGATCGTTCGTCAACATGTCAAGGGACTTTGGGTACTACTGGTTGAGGCTTGTCATCTACATTGTTGTCACAGTCTGTATTGGGAGTATCTACCTCAACGTCGGCACCAAATACAGCTCCATCCTG GCACGGGGCGCGTGCGCATCTTTCATCTTTGGCTTCGTCACGTTCATGTCCATCGGAGGGTTCCCGTCTTTCGTGGAAGACATGAAG GTGTTCCAGAGGGAGAGGATGAACGGGCACTATGGCGTGCTGGCGTTCGTGATCAGCAACACGCTGTCGGCGATGCCGTTCCTGATCCTCATCACGTTCCTGTCAGGGACGCTGTGCTACTTCATGGTGCACCTCCACCCGGGCTTCACCCACTACATCTTCTTCGTGCTGTGCCTCTACGCCAGCGTCACCGTCGTCGAGAGCCTGATGATGGCCATCGCCAGCATCATTCCCAACTTCCTCATGGGCATCATCATCGGCGCAGGGATACAG GGGATCTTCATGCTGGTATCAGGGTACTTCAGGCTCCCGCATGACATCCCAAAACCATTCTGGAGGTACCCCATGTCATACATCAGCTTCCACTACTGGGCACTTcag GGGCAATACCAAAACGACCTGGTGGGGCTGGTGTTCGACAACCAGGACGACGAGCTGCCCAAGATCCCAGGGGAGTACATCCTGGAGAACGTGTTCCAGATCGACGTGAGCCGCTCCAAGTGGCTGGACCTCTCCGTTCTGTTCAGCATGATCATCATCTACCGCCTGCTCTTCTTCGTCATGATCAAGGTCAGTGAGGACGTGACGCCGTGGGTGCGTGGATACATCGCCAGGAGGAGGGTGCAGCACAAGCAAAGAGCAGCGGAGCTCGCGATGGTCCGGACGCCGTCGCTCCGCGGCTATGTAGTCGACGCGGCCGAACTACCGGCGGATCATCCGTGA
- the LOC124647538 gene encoding uncharacterized protein LOC124647538: MASIEVALVAVAVVAVASNQHERGGVLDYECRGGPCSLIFRSWKAAWLCPKGIRGNPAPLLPSLRLDQGLDQIFSMACNAVQQDSEGGWGFEADCWFRYGLSLLVQGSFEFCPYHLVQW, from the exons ATGGCATCTATTGAGGTCGCGTTGGTGGCCGTAGCGGTCGTGGCGGTGGCATCG AACCAACACGAGAGGGGAGGCGTCCTCGACTATGAGTGCCGAG GCGGCCCTTGCTCTCTCATTTTCCGCTCGTGGAAAGCGGCTTGGCTTTGCCCCAAAGGAATCCGGGGCAACCCGGcacctcttcttccttctctacGTTTGGATCAGGGGTTGGATCAGATATTTAGCATGGCGTGCAACGCTGTTCAG CAAGATTCAGAGGGAGGCTGGGGGTTTGAGGCGGACTGTTGGTTCAGGTATGGGCTCTCCCTGTTGGTTCAG GGGAGCTTCGAATTTTGTCCTTATCATTTGGTGCAATGGTAA